A genome region from Salvia splendens isolate huo1 chromosome 19, SspV2, whole genome shotgun sequence includes the following:
- the LOC121779249 gene encoding protein MAIN-LIKE 1-like, with amino-acid sequence MSSSPSSRRRLLCGHEDPSVLYLQRQHVSNNIWAGVETEDVRCRRYEGIIWDVPIHPRVLAVVDEMGFGGILRCGQPKDIDHHLITALIERRRPETHTFHFPVGEATVTLEDVEVLWGLKVDGDAVTGYIPTKDVSYWIQLSLDYLGFVPDTVELKEMVWMQTSLSNQLRIELSDEHDQYIYVQRARVYCLLLLGSLMIPNASGNKIPFFYLQFFMDVERCASYSWGGATGATLACLYYNLCEAALARRSDVGGACTLLQLWAWERISNIRPKMLNPVHIDYAPCAELEANILTKHCLHLQNHKPYSH; translated from the exons ATGTCATCATCTCCAAGTTCTCGTCGAAGACTCTTATGTGGTCATGAGGATCCTTCCGTCTTGTatcttcagagacaacacgtctctaataatATATGGGCGGGAGTTGAAACAGAAGACGTCCGCTGCAGAAGATATGAAGGAataatttgggatgttcccatacatCCCCGTGTATTGGCAGTAGTAGACGAGATGGGGTTCGGCGGTATATTGAGGTGTGGTCAACCGAaggacattgaccaccatcttattaCCGCCTTGATTGAACGccggaggccagagactcacacgtttcactttccagtcggtgaagcgacagTGACtttggaagacgtggaggtcttatggggcctcaaagttgacgggGATGCTGtgacgggttacatccccaCTAAAGATGTCAGCTATTGGATACAACTGTCTTTAGATTATCTTGGATTTGTACCGGATACAGTTGAGCTGAAAGAAATGGTTTGGATgcagacaagcttatcaaaTCAACTGAGGATTGAGTTGAGTGATGAACACGACCAGTACATATATGTTCAACGTGCTCGTGTTTATTGTCTGTTGTTACTTGGTAGTCTGATGATCCCGAACGCctccggaaataaaattccatttttctacttgcaatttttcatggatgTAGAACGATGTGCTAgctatagctggggtggtgcgacTGGTGCGACTCTTGCTTGCTTGTACTACAATTTATGTGAAGCTGCTCTTGCTAGGAGGAGCGATGTCGGGGGAGCGTGTACTTTGTTACAgctgtgggcttgggagagaatctcAAATATAAGACCGAAGATGCTAAATCCAGTGCATATAGACTACGCACCATGTGCAGAATTGGAAGCAAACATTCTGACTAAACACTGTTTacatcttcagaatcataag CCATACTCTCACTGA
- the LOC121780019 gene encoding protein NUCLEAR FUSION DEFECTIVE 4-like, giving the protein MEASKWTATAASIWIQCSCGASYAFGIYSPILKSSQNYDQSMLDTISVFKDIGANAGVLSGLLYSAVCRRGAAPRTWIVHAAGAAQCLVGYFFLWLAVTGAIPQPHVAAVCLFMFLAAHAQTFFNTANVVTAVENFPAYSGTVVGIMKGFLGLSGAVIIQVYQTLFPEKPTTFLLMLAFVPSLLSLALMFFVRAHHTSSADHDKTYLNGFSLISMVVAAYVMLLIIVENVLVLAPWMRVFTLTILFLILSSPLHVAVKANKHETEKQNSLPSLKAPLIVDNETRKPNETNDHEMNLMQALRTLSFWLLFVAMLCGMGSGLATINNISQIGESLGYTAVERSTLVSLWSIWNFLGRVGAGLMSDTFLHKKGYPRPLFMTVTLAAMTAGHVIIGSGFPGNLYVGSVVVGICYGSQWSLMPTITSEIFGVRHMGTIFNTIAIASPMGSYIFSVRVIGYIYDRNAGDESSCSGTQCFMSSFFAMAVVSLFGALVALGLFVKTRKVYARIMRTRMLA; this is encoded by the exons ATGGAGGCCAGCAAATGGACGGCGACGGCGGCGAGCATCTGGATCCAGTGCAGCTGCGGCGCATCCTACGCCTTCGGCATCTACTCTCCGATCCTCAAATCCTCCCAAAACTACGACCAATCCATGCTCGACACCATCTCCGTCTTCAAGGACATTGGCGCCAACGCCGGCGTCCTCTCCGGCCTCCTTTACTCCGCCGTCTGCCGCCGCGGCGCCGCGCCGAGGACCTGGATCGTGCACGCCGCCGGCGCGGCGCAGTGCCTGGTCGGCTACTTCTTCCTCTGGCTGGCCGTCACCGGCGCAATTCCGCAGCCGCACGTGGCGGCCGTGTGCCTCTTCATGTTCCTCGCCGCGCACGCGCAGACGTTCTTCAACACGGCGAACGTCGTCACCGCCGTCGAGAATTTTCCGGCGTATAGCGGCACCGTCGTCGGGATTATGAAG GGCTTCCTTGGGTTGAGTGGTGCAGTTATCATACAAGTTTACCAGACATTATTCCCAGAAAAACCAACCACATTCCTCCTCATGCTCGCCTTCGTTCCATCCCTCCTCTCCCTCGCCCTCATGTTCTTCGTCCGAGCTCACCACACTTCCTCTGCAGATCACGATAAGACATACTTGAATGGCTTCTCGCTCATCTCCATGGTCGTTGCCGCATATGTCATGCTCCTAATCATCGTAGAAAATGTGTTGGTCCTCGCCCCTTGGATGCGCGTTTTCACACTGACGatcctcttcctcatcctctcctCACCCCTCCACGTAGCCGTCAAGGCAAACAAACACGAAACAGAGAAACAGAATTCACTCCCCAGTTTGAAGGCCCCTCTGATAGTGGACAATGAAACAAGAAAACCAAACGAAACCAATGATCACGAGATGAACCTCATGCAAGCTCTCCGCACTCTGAGCTTTTGGCTGCTGTTTGTTGCCATGTTGTGCGGGATGGGGTCGGGGCTTGCCACGATCAACAACATCAGCCAGATCGGGGAGTCCCTGGGCTACACCGCGGTGGAGAGGAGCACACTAGTGTCACTGTGGAGCATATGGAACTTCCTTGGCCGGGTCGGGGCAGGGCTCATGTCGGACACCTTCCTTCACAAGAAAGGCTACCCGAGGCCGTTGTTTATGACTGTGACTCTGGCAGCCATGACTGCTGGCCACGTCATCATTGGATCAGGTTTCCCAGGAAACCTGTACGTGGGATCCGTGGTGGTCGGCATCTGCTACGGGTCGCAGTGGTCGCTTATGCCTACCATCACCTCTGAGATATTCGGGGTGCGGCATATGGGGACAATATTCAATACGATCGCCATTGCTAGCCCTATGGGGTCGTACATATTTTCCGTTAGGGTTATTGGGTATATATATGATAGAAATGCGGGAGATGAGAGTTCTTGTAGTGGAACTCAGTGTTTCATGTCGTCTTTCTTCGCTATGGCAGTCGTAAGTCTTTTTGGGGCGCTCGTGGCATTAGGGTTGTTTGTGAAGACGAGGAAGGTTTATGCTCGGATCATGCGTACAAGGATGTTGGCTTGA
- the LOC121780020 gene encoding LOB domain-containing protein 27-like isoform X1: MTIKSGSGQACAACKYQRRRCTPECLLAPFFPADEPKMFQNVHRLFGVKNIQNLLKELGPDHTQKAIAMKSIKYHAAMRDKYPVWGCMFEIHQLTYQIQHAEEELQAVLHQLAFYRQQQQQHENQLSSHTADDYISDLQLGMGPPGNSLEAHSHYNNNEEAAVADYNINYMDFKEMNNVVNSMCGYSNNNSNENNTNSILTHAHLVMQQQPISAVEHEDYNEMQPFFDNIDDSQSYIGSKEVYDQSRYKIKNKKTTNIGFLFLVLCTRFDFLKWDCLIMCSLSLESAFKESRHDVEEINENELKN, encoded by the coding sequence ATGACCATAAAGAGTGGCAGCGGCCAGGCCTGCGCTGCTTGCAAGTACCAACGACGGCGGTGCACGCCCGAGTGCCTCCTGGCACCCTTCTTCCCGGCCGACGAGCCCAAGATGTTCCAGAACGTCCACCGCCTCTTCGGAGTCAAGAACATCCAGAACCTCCTCAAGGAGCTCGGCCCCGACCACACCCAGAAGGCCATCGCCATGAAGTCCATCAAGTACCACGCTGCCATGCGCGACAAGTACCCTGTATGGGGTTGCATGTTCGAGATCCACCAATTAACATACCAAATTCAACATGCTGAGGAAGAGCTCCAGGCTGTCCTCCACCAGCTGGCATTCTACagacaacaacaacaacagcaTGAAAACCAACTGTCTTCCCATACGGCCGACGACTACATCTCTGACCTCCAGCTCGGGATGGGCCCGCCCGGGAACAGCCTGGAAGCTCACTCCCACTACAACAACAACGAGGAGGCCGCCGTGGCCGACTACAACATAAACTACATGGATTTTAAAGAGATGAACAATGTTGTGAACTCGATGTGCGGTTATAGTAACAACAATAGCAACGAAAACAATACGAACTCGATCCTTACGCACGCGCATCTCGTGATGCAACAGCAGCCGATCTCCGCCGTGGAGCACGAGGATTATAACGAGATGCAGCCGTTTTTTGATAATATCGATGATTCACAGTCTTATATTGGCTCCAAAGAAGTCTATGATCAATCTaggtataaaataaaaaataaaaaaactacaaatattggttttttatttttggttttgtgcacaagatttgattttttgaAATGGGATTGTTTGATTATGTGCAGTTTGAGCTTGGAATCGGCTTTCAAGGAATCGAGACACGATGTTGAGGAGATTAATGAGAATGAGCTAAAGAATTGA
- the LOC121780020 gene encoding LOB domain-containing protein 27-like isoform X2, which yields MTIKSGSGQACAACKYQRRRCTPECLLAPFFPADEPKMFQNVHRLFGVKNIQNLLKELGPDHTQKAIAMKSIKYHAAMRDKYPVWGCMFEIHQLTYQIQHAEEELQAVLHQLAFYRQQQQQHENQLSSHTADDYISDLQLGMGPPGNSLEAHSHYNNNEEAAVADYNINYMDFKEMNNVVNSMCGYSNNNSNENNTNSILTHAHLVMQQQPISAVEHEDYNEMQPFFDNIDDSQSYIGSKEVYDQSSLSLESAFKESRHDVEEINENELKN from the exons ATGACCATAAAGAGTGGCAGCGGCCAGGCCTGCGCTGCTTGCAAGTACCAACGACGGCGGTGCACGCCCGAGTGCCTCCTGGCACCCTTCTTCCCGGCCGACGAGCCCAAGATGTTCCAGAACGTCCACCGCCTCTTCGGAGTCAAGAACATCCAGAACCTCCTCAAGGAGCTCGGCCCCGACCACACCCAGAAGGCCATCGCCATGAAGTCCATCAAGTACCACGCTGCCATGCGCGACAAGTACCCTGTATGGGGTTGCATGTTCGAGATCCACCAATTAACATACCAAATTCAACATGCTGAGGAAGAGCTCCAGGCTGTCCTCCACCAGCTGGCATTCTACagacaacaacaacaacagcaTGAAAACCAACTGTCTTCCCATACGGCCGACGACTACATCTCTGACCTCCAGCTCGGGATGGGCCCGCCCGGGAACAGCCTGGAAGCTCACTCCCACTACAACAACAACGAGGAGGCCGCCGTGGCCGACTACAACATAAACTACATGGATTTTAAAGAGATGAACAATGTTGTGAACTCGATGTGCGGTTATAGTAACAACAATAGCAACGAAAACAATACGAACTCGATCCTTACGCACGCGCATCTCGTGATGCAACAGCAGCCGATCTCCGCCGTGGAGCACGAGGATTATAACGAGATGCAGCCGTTTTTTGATAATATCGATGATTCACAGTCTTATATTGGCTCCAAAGAAGTCTATGATCAATCTag TTTGAGCTTGGAATCGGCTTTCAAGGAATCGAGACACGATGTTGAGGAGATTAATGAGAATGAGCTAAAGAATTGA